From a single Salvelinus namaycush isolate Seneca chromosome 14, SaNama_1.0, whole genome shotgun sequence genomic region:
- the LOC120058913 gene encoding calcium/calmodulin-dependent protein kinase type 1B-like, with the protein MPLGKEFRKKAEDITAVYDLREKIGEGSFSVVYVAQHRRSLKLVAVKCIHKRALKGKEGMLENEIAVLRRINHPNIVALEETFETSTKLYLVMTLVTGGELLDRILEKGSYTERDASRVIQQVLEAVQYLHQLGIVHRDLKPENLLYQTPSEDSKIVISDFGLSKMEEQGVLTTACGTPAYVAPELLQQKSYGKEVDLWALGVITYILLCGYPPFYDESESHMYRQIIKAEYEFDSPYWDEISNSAKDFIPHMLQKEPEKRYNCEQALKHLWISGGAALEKNIHGSVSKQIQKNFAKSQWKRAFNATMVVRHLSKKNLVVEEEAKDKAETKATL; encoded by the exons ATGCCTCTGGGGAAGGAATTCAGGAAGAAAGCAGAGGACATCACAGCAGTGTATGATCTGAGAGAGAAGATAGGAGA GGGATCATTCTCCGTGGTGTACGTGGCTCAGCACCGCCGCTCCCTGAAACTTGTAGCAGTCAAGTGTATCCACAAGAGGGCGCTAAAGGGCAAAGAAGGCATGTTGGAGAATGAGATAGCAGTGCTACGCAG AATCAACCATCCCAACATTGTGGCATTGGAGGAGACCTTCGAGACATCTACAAAGCTTTATCTGGTTATGACTCT TGTTACAGGAGGCGAGTTGCTGGACCGTATTCTGGAGAAGGGGAGTTACACTGAGAGGGATGCCAGCCGTGTCATACAACAGGTTCTGGAGGCAGTCCAATACCTCCACCAGCTGGGCATCGTGCACAGGGACCTGAAG CCTGAGAACCTACTGTATCAGACTCCGTCGGAAGATTCCAAGATTGTCATCAGTGACTTTGGCCtgtccaagatggaggagcagggGGTGCTCACCACAGCATGTGGAACCCCTGCTTATGTGG CACCAGAGCTTCTGCAGCAGAAATCATATGGCAAAGAAGTGGACCTATGGGCTCTGGGGGTGATCACCTATATACT ACTCTGTGGCTACCCTCCGTTTTATGACGAGAGTGAGTCACATATGTACAGGCAGATCATAAAGGCTGAATATGAGTTTGACTCCCCGTATTGGGATGAAATCTCTAATTCAG CAAAAGATTTCATTCCGCACATGTTGCAGAAAGAACCAGAGAAGAGGTACAATTGTGAGCAGGCCTTGAAGCATCTTTG GATATCAGGAGGAGCCGCTCTGGAGAAGAACATTCATGGATCCGTCAGTAAGCAGATCCAGAAGAACTTTGCTAAGAGCCAGTGGAAG AGGGCATTCAATGCCACGATGGTGGTGCGGCACCTCAGTAAGAAGAATCTAGTAGTAGAGGAGGAGGCTAAGGATAAGGCAGAGACCAAGGCTACACTGTAA